The following DNA comes from bacterium.
CCCTCTCCACCCTCAGCCAATACTTTGGCAATGGAAAGCGAAAGCACCAAAAAGGACGCGCCTATCTTACGCATAGATATCCTCTCCGAACGATTGCAGCAGCAGACTTTACAAACTCCCACGTCTACTGCCTAAACACTGTTTGAATAGGAGTTAGTGTTATTTTACAGCTGCAGGAGTTGTCATTGGGGCGGTGACCGGAGCGGTCGTTCCTGCCTCAAGTACTTTTCCTGTGTCAGGCAATTTGCCTTGCAGCAGGAAGAACATAAGAAGCGCATAGATTACGAGCGATTCGATGAAAGCCAGCGCGATGATCATACTAGTTCGGATTGTTCCGGCTAGTTCAGGCTGTCGCGCCATTCCCTCTAATGCACTTGCTGCCGCTTTACCTTGTGCAAGCCCAGCTCCAAGGACTGCGATCGGCAGCCCTAAACCAACAACTAACGCTAAACCAAAGAAATAAAGTCCTGCGTTCAATTTATTAACCCTCCATGTTCTTGCTCGCTCCCAAAAGAGCGGATTCAATCTTCAAACTTATTACGTCAATTCGCGACTTTTATGAAGCCTTCGCTTCAGCAAGGGCTGTTTTGTCCTCATGAGTATCGTGAGATTTCTCTGAGGAGTGCTCAGCCGCATGTTCTGTCATTAGTGACAGATAAATACAAGTAAGCATTGTAAACACCAACGCCTGAACGACGCTTGTGAATACACCGAAAACCATCATCGGAAACTGCAACGGGACAACCCAAGTTGACTTCGCATAACCCGCAAGCACTCCAATTATCTGCTCTTCACCGTAAATGTTTCCATAAAGTCGAAGGGAGAGCGAGAGAGGCTTAGCCAATTCGCCAATCAATTCAATCAAGAACATTATCGGCGACAACGCGATCATTGGCCCTGCAAAGTGCTTCAGATATCCAAGAGGTCCGTTCACGCGGATGCCTTCAAACTGAACGAAGACAAAAACGGTTAAGGCAATCGCTATATTTGTATTCAAACTCGCAGTCGGCGGGACAACATAGAATTTGAAAATTGGCCGTGTAATTTCTGATAACCAACTTAATTGGCCCCATAAGTTACTTATAAGAATGAAAGTAAAAACAGAACCGATGAGCGGAGTGTACCTGCGACCATGCTCGCCGATAACACTAACGGTTAAATACTCAAATGTCTCATAGACCTGTTCTGCAGCATTTTGAAGCCCGCGTGGGATTTTATTTTTAACCCTAGTGGCAAAAAAGGCGATCACCGTTAACAGCACGATGATAAATAAAGAGTTATATACAAAATCCCAGGGTGATGGATGATGCGCCAAAACGATCTACCCTCCGGTCATTTTTACGACTTCTTTGCCAGTAATATTACTAGAATAACTAAAACTAAGTATACCAGACTAAAGCCAACAGCGAAACATATCGTGGATTCAATTCCCAGCTTGACAATTAAGAAAACTGTCACTCCCACAAATGCATATTTGGCTAGGTTGTAAAAGGCCATGAACATCCGAACTGATTTTAGCGAACCGCCCGGTCTGACATGACGTGAAAACAGCATATTGGTTCCTAAAAAAACAACCGAAACCGCCGCCCCCGCCCCGAACCCAATAGCCCAGATGTGATTAACAAACACCAAAGCCAGTGTCCCAATACAACCAAGGTACACGGTAATACGAACAGTCCGCCTAAGAAATTCTACGGATTCTTTGTCAAAGTCTGTAGGTGTCATGGTGATAAAAATGAGAAATATTACTTCCCCCGCTTCTCCTCCTTTTC
Coding sequences within:
- the atpE gene encoding ATP synthase F0 subunit C → MNAGLYFFGLALVVGLGLPIAVLGAGLAQGKAAASALEGMARQPELAGTIRTSMIIALAFIESLVIYALLMFFLLQGKLPDTGKVLEAGTTAPVTAPMTTPAAVK
- the atpB gene encoding F0F1 ATP synthase subunit A, translated to MAHHPSPWDFVYNSLFIIVLLTVIAFFATRVKNKIPRGLQNAAEQVYETFEYLTVSVIGEHGRRYTPLIGSVFTFILISNLWGQLSWLSEITRPIFKFYVVPPTASLNTNIAIALTVFVFVQFEGIRVNGPLGYLKHFAGPMIALSPIMFLIELIGELAKPLSLSLRLYGNIYGEEQIIGVLAGYAKSTWVVPLQFPMMVFGVFTSVVQALVFTMLTCIYLSLMTEHAAEHSSEKSHDTHEDKTALAEAKAS